The following proteins are encoded in a genomic region of Astatotilapia calliptera chromosome 22, fAstCal1.2, whole genome shotgun sequence:
- the LOC113014268 gene encoding zinc fingers and homeoboxes protein 1-like gives MASRRKSTIPCMVPPRETVDSDQEMEDVTGAADPEDSNGAATVSSEASGLLEERGEEADGRRDVAASDPYLDLNAAEGGYECKYCSFQTSELNLFTMHVDTEHPDVVLNTSYVCMECDYHTKSYDTLLAHNARLHPGEDNFTRTMVKRNNETIFQQTVNDLTFDGSFVKVEEDEAEETARRGIAFSKTPIMRNKSRAEPKKFTAAHKMAVDDVIKVESDDEDDDKEPPALSPAPTAPATVAPRLIPITAPLQVQAVPQSIVVNSPNVLQIKGGASPAGGGVLPPGTLAQVLSALQSQQNSTQTQLLIPISSIPTYNAAMDNNVLLVSAYNRFPYPSVSEIVGLSSQTKFSEEQIKVWFSAQRLKHGVSWTPEEVEEARRKKFNGTVQTIPQTITVIPANIAATTNGLQNIFQTCQIVGQPGLVLTQVAGNSGAVPVASPITLTVAGVPGSQPKAAEPSTSESNAEMSSSSAGVSLGLDSTTSKPKKSKEQLAELKASYSRRQFATEAEISRLMQVTKLSKRAIKKWFSDTRYNQRNSKDHHSLLLTQATPGRAAAGGGRGGRSGGGGISINDSNNSDNTSTIVIDSSDDASDSSPTSAGAPGSAGSSSDLRIKFRHAFPDFTPQKFKEKTPEQLLVLEASFQKSDTPSDEELSRLRAETKLTRREVDAWFTERRKIPWAGQSKDSDAEGDDEKAKPAAAPSPSAQERQGTPPISRKLVKKTPEQLHILKKAFVHSQWPTPEEYDQMAKESGLPRTYIVNWFGDTRYACKNSNLKWYYLYQSGKVDEALNGGAKSQKKSRKRFRGWSRRTRRPYPCKRSPQGGDGAIKVKSGKAFLKEYYLKHRALSEKDLDELVAKSSMSYEQVRDWFSETARRAEEGTELFSDEEAEEEDEEEEEEATAEHADSEGEMEVKEQGEEASDDDCVEEDEKDAEEEEDEEIQEGSEGFSQSQPQAEEQT, from the exons ATGGCGAGCAGGAGGAAGTCCACCATCCCCTGCATGGTTCCTCCCCGAGAAACTGTGGACTCGGACCAGGAGATGGAGGATGTAACAGGCGCGGCGGATCCAGAGGACAGCAACGGCGCGGCAACTGTCTCCTCAGAGGCTTCCGGCCTGCTGGAGGAGCGAGGAGAGGAGGCCGACGGCAGGCGTGACGTCGCGGCGTCGGACCCCTACCTGGACTTGAATGCAGCGGAGGGAGGCTACGAGTGCAAATACTGCAGCTTCCAGACGTCGGAGCTCAACCTGTTCACCATGCACGTGGACACGGAGCATCCCGACGTCGTCCTCAACACCTCCTATGTCTGCATGGAGTGTGACTACCACACCAAGAG CTACGACACGCTGCTGGCCCACAACGCTCGGCTGCACCCGGGCGAGGACAACTTCACGCGGACGATGGTGAAGCGCAACAACGAGACCATCTTCCAGCAGACGGTGAACGACCTGACCTTCGACGGCAGCTTCGTCAAAGTGGAGGAGGACGAGGCGGAGGAGACGGCGCGCAGAGGCATCGCCTTCAGCAAGACGCCCATCATGAGGAACAAGAGCCGAGCTGAGCCCAAGAAGTTCACCGCCGCGCACAAGATGGCCGTCGACGATGTCATCAAAGTGGAAAGCGACGACGAGGATGACGACAAGGAGCCGCCTGCGCTGTCGCCCGCGCCGACGGCCCCCGCTACCGTCGCCCCTCGCCTCATCCCCATCACCGCGCCGCTGCAGGTCCAGGCCGTGCCGCAGAGCATCGTGGTGAACAGCCCCAACGTGCTGCAGATTAAAGGCGGGGCCTCCCCCGCTGGTGGCGGCGTGCTGCCTCCGGGGACGCTGGCGCAGGTTCTGTCAGCCCTGCAGAGCCAGCAGAACAGCACGCAGACGCAGCTCCTCATCCCCATCAGCAGCATCCCCACCTACAACGCAGCCATGGACAACAACGTCCTGCTGGTCAGCGCCTACAACAG GTTTCCGTATCCCTCGGTGTCGGAGATCGTGGGCCTTTCGTCACAGACCAAGTTCAGCGAGGAGCAGATCAAAGTTTGGTTTTCTGCTCAGAGGCTCAAACACGGAGTCAGCTGGACGCCGGAGGAG GTGGAGGAGGCGCGGAGGAAGAAGTTTAACGGCACAGTGCAGACCATCCCTCAGACCATCACCGTCATCCCCGCTAACATCGCTGCCACCACAAACGGCCTGCAGAACATCTTCCAGACGTGTCAGATCGTCGGTCAGCCGGGCCTCGTCCTCACTCAGGTGGCCGGGAACAGCGGCGCGGTCCCCGTCGCCTCTCCCATCACGCTGACGGTCGCGGGTGTCCCCGGCAGCCAGCCCAAAGCCGCCGAGCCGTCTACGTCCGAATCAAACGCCGAGATGTCGTCTTCGTCGGCCGGCGTGTCGCTCGGTCTGGACTCGACCACAAGCAAGCCGAAGAAGTCCAAAGAGCAGCTGGCAGAGCTGAAGGCGAGCTACAGCCGGCGGCAGTTCGCCACCGAGGCGGAGATCTCGCGCCTCATGCAGGTCACCAAACTCTCCAAGCGAGCGATAAAGAAGTGGTTCAGCGACACGCGCTACAACCAGAGGAACTCCAAGGACCACCACAGCCTGCTGCTGACGCAGGCCACGCCTGGCAGAGCCGCGGCCGGCGGCGGCCGAGGAGGAAGGAGCGGCGGCGGTGGCATCAGCATCAACGATAGCAACAACAGCGACAACACCTCCACCATCGTCATCGACTCCAGCGACGACGCCAGCGACTCCTCGCCGACCTCGGCCGGCGCTCCAGGCTCAGCCGGGTCCTCCAGCGACCTCCGCATTAAATTCCGCCACGCCTTCCCCGACTTCACGCCGCAGAAGTTCAAGGAAAAGACTCCGGAGCAGCTGCTCGTGCTGGAGGCCAGCTTCCAGAAGTCGGACACGCCCTCAGACGAGGAGCTGAGCCGGCTGCGGGCGGAGACGAAGCTGACGAGGCGCGAAGTAGACGCCTGGTTCACGGAGAGGAGGAAAATACCGTGGGCGGGTCAGTCGAAGGACAGCGACGCAGAGGGAGACGACGAGAAGGCGAAACCGGCCGCCGCGCCTTCGCCCTCGGCTCAGGAACGACAGGGCACGCCTCCCATCAGCAGGAAGTTGGTGAAGAAGACGCCGGAGCAGCTGCACATCCTGAAGAAGGCCTTCGTCCACTCGCAGTGGCCGACGCCCGAGGAGTACGACCAGATGGCGAAGGAGAGCGGGCTGCCGAGGACGTACATCGTAAACTGGTTCGGAGACACGCGCTACGCCTGCAAGAACAGCAACCTGAAGTGGTACTACCTCTACCAGAGCGGCAAG GTGGACGAGGCGTTGAACGGCGGCGCAAAGAGCCAGAAGAAGTCAAGGAAGCGTTTCCGTGGTTGGTCCAGGAGGACGCGCCGGCCGTATCCCTGCAAGCGCTCTCCACAGGGCGGCGACGGTGCCATCAAG GTGAAGTCCGGTAAGGCTTTTCTGAAGGAGTACTACCTCAAGCACCGAGCCCTGAGCGAGAAGGACCTGGACGAGCTGGTGGCAAAGTCCAGCATGAGCTACGAGCAGGTCAGAGACTGGTTCTCCGAGACCGCCAGGAGGGCGGAGGAGGGCACGGAGCTCTTCAGCGATGAGGAGGCGGAGGAAGaggacgaggaagaggaggaggaggcgacGGCGGAGCACGCAGACAGCGAGGGAGAAATGGAGGTGAAAGAACAAGGAGAGGAGGCATCGGACGACGACTGCGTGGAGGAAGACGAGAAGGAcgcagaagaggaggaggatgaagagatCCAGGAGGGATCTGAAGgtttcagccaatcacagcctcAGGCAGAAGAGCAGACGTGA